The Ahaetulla prasina isolate Xishuangbanna chromosome 14, ASM2864084v1, whole genome shotgun sequence genome includes a region encoding these proteins:
- the HS3ST2 gene encoding heparan sulfate glucosamine 3-O-sulfotransferase 2, with protein sequence MALGRRRRRLRRCRALLLGALLSLSGTCLCYSLLLLCCGPEPPSAAARCPPALPAARKKLLQKWRACPAAAAAAPPSARHPPDPSARPAGDRSSRAKAAVAKRLPHALIVGVKKGGTRAVLEFIRGHPGVRALGTEPHFFDRHYERGLEWYRHLMPRTLDSQITMEKTPSYYITREAPQRIFNMSRNTKLIVVVRNPVTRAISDYTQTLSKRPDIPTFEGLSFRNRSLGLVDTSWSAIRIGLYALHLESWLQYFPLSQIHFVSGERLITDPAEEMAKVQDFLGLKRLITEKHFFFNKTKGFPCLKKAGGGTPPRCLGKSKGRPHVQIDPDVLEQLQDFYRPYNIRFYEAVGRDFRWE encoded by the exons ATGGCGCTCggtcggcggaggcggcggcTGCGGCGCTGCCGGGCGCTGCTGCTGGGCGCGCTGCTCTCGCTCTCGGGCACCTGCCTCTGCTACAGCCTGCTGCTCCTCTGCTGCGGCCCCGAGCCGCCCTCCGCCGCCGCCCGATGCCCGCCCGCCCTGCCCGCCGCCCGCAAGAAACTTCTGCAGAAGTGGCGCGCCtgtcccgccgccgccgccgccgcgccgccCTCGGCCCGCCACCCGCCCGACCCCTCGGCCCGGCCCGCGGGCGACAGGAGCAGCCGGGCCAAGGCAGCCGTGGCCAAGCGGCTCCCGCACGCGCTGATCGTGGGCGTCAAGAAGGGCGGCACCCGCGCCGTGCTGGAGTTCATCCGCGGCCACCCGGGCGTGCGCGCCCTCGGCACCGAGCCCCATTTCTTCGACCGGCACTACGAGAGGGGCCTGGAGTGGTACAG GCACCTGATGCCCCGCACCCTGGACAGCCAGATCACCATGGAGAAGACCCCCAGCTACTACATCACCCGGGAAGCTCCCCAGCGGATCTTCAACATGTCACGGAACACGAAGCTGATTGTGGTGGTGAGGAATCCGGTCACCAGAGCCATCTCGGACTACACCCAGACCCTCTCCAAAAGGCCGGACATCCCCACCTTCGAAGGGCTCTCCTTCCGCAACCGCAGCCTCGGCCTGGTGGACACTTCCTGGAGTGCCATCCGCATCGGCCTCTACGCACTGCACCTGGAGAGCTGGCTCCAGTACTTCCCGCTCTCCCAGATCCACTTCGTCAGCGGGGAGCGGCTGATCACGGACCCTGCGGAGGAGATGGCCAAAGTGCAGGATTTCCTGGGCCTAAAGCGGCTCATCACCGAGAAGCACTTCTTCTTCAACAAGACCAAGGGCTTCCCCTGCTTGAAGAAGGCCGGGGGAGGCACACCGCCCCGCTGCCTGGGGAAATCCAAAGGCAGGCCTCACGTCCAGATTGACCCAGATGTGCTGGAGCAGCTGCAGGACTTCTACCGCCCTTACAACATCCGCTTCTACGAGGCCGTGGGGCGAGACTTCCGGTGGGAATGA